In one window of Prosthecobacter fusiformis DNA:
- a CDS encoding diflavin oxidoreductase — protein sequence MLPEHSPFSPDLRRALDGLLASFTPAQRFWLAGYLSAGDAAPAVAVPTAAALKLTILYGSESGNSEKLADLSAKEAKKRGFIPTVKNMADIKPADLTKIENLLVIISTWGDGEPPETATSFYKAFMSETLSLPKLRFSVCSLGDTSYEKFCQMGKDFDARLEAFGAQRIYARVDCDLQYEKPHRAWLDGALAAFGPAPAPAAAPALTSFAIPVATEHDKANPFAAELKERVLLNGKGTAKETWHYELSLEGSGLTYEPGDSLGVIPVNAPDVVEGLMKAAKLTGSETVQVPDVGAKALNYALQENLDITALSRPVLTKLHEVTKSKKLATLLGEASKEKLKDYLHGRWIVDAIEDFAPKGLSPEALVSILRPLPPRLYSIASSPLAHPDEVHLTIASVRYESVGRQRKGVTSTYLADLVKLGDKVPVYTNQNKNFRLPDSGDTPIIMVGPGTGVAPFRAFVEHRAALEQKGKSWLFFGDQRYTYDFLYQTEWQDHLASKSLTKLDVAFSRDQPEKIYVQQRMIERAKELYAWLEEGAHFYVCGDATRMAHDVNEALISVVEKQGGKSREAAESYLEDLKKARRYQRDVY from the coding sequence ATGCTTCCTGAGCACTCCCCCTTTTCACCTGACCTCCGCCGGGCCTTGGATGGCCTCCTCGCGAGTTTCACACCTGCCCAGCGCTTCTGGCTCGCCGGTTATTTGTCCGCAGGGGATGCCGCTCCAGCCGTCGCCGTTCCGACCGCTGCCGCCTTAAAGCTCACCATCCTTTACGGGTCCGAGTCCGGGAACTCTGAGAAGCTCGCCGATCTCTCCGCCAAAGAGGCTAAAAAACGCGGTTTCATCCCCACGGTCAAAAACATGGCCGACATCAAGCCGGCTGATCTTACCAAGATCGAAAACCTCCTGGTCATCATCAGCACCTGGGGTGATGGCGAACCACCGGAAACCGCCACCTCTTTCTACAAGGCCTTCATGTCCGAAACGCTCAGCCTGCCCAAGCTGCGTTTCTCCGTCTGCTCTCTCGGAGACACCTCCTATGAGAAGTTTTGCCAGATGGGCAAAGACTTCGATGCTCGCCTGGAAGCCTTCGGTGCCCAGCGCATCTACGCTCGTGTGGACTGCGACCTGCAGTATGAAAAGCCCCATCGCGCTTGGCTGGACGGCGCTCTGGCTGCCTTCGGTCCTGCTCCCGCTCCCGCTGCGGCACCTGCACTTACCAGCTTTGCCATCCCTGTCGCCACGGAGCATGACAAGGCCAATCCCTTCGCGGCCGAGCTCAAGGAGCGCGTCCTGCTGAATGGCAAAGGTACCGCCAAGGAAACTTGGCACTACGAACTCTCCCTGGAAGGCTCCGGCCTCACCTATGAGCCTGGGGATTCGCTCGGCGTCATTCCGGTCAATGCTCCAGATGTGGTCGAAGGCCTCATGAAAGCTGCCAAGCTGACCGGTTCCGAAACCGTGCAGGTGCCCGATGTCGGTGCCAAGGCGCTCAACTACGCCTTGCAGGAAAACCTGGACATCACCGCCCTGTCCCGCCCTGTCCTGACCAAGCTGCACGAAGTCACCAAATCCAAAAAGCTGGCTACCCTCCTCGGAGAAGCTTCCAAAGAAAAGCTCAAGGATTATCTCCACGGCCGCTGGATCGTCGATGCCATCGAAGACTTTGCCCCCAAAGGCCTGTCCCCGGAGGCCCTCGTTTCCATCCTGCGCCCTTTGCCACCCCGTCTTTATTCCATTGCTTCCAGCCCTCTGGCACATCCGGATGAAGTCCACCTCACCATCGCCTCCGTGCGGTATGAATCCGTGGGCCGTCAGCGCAAAGGCGTCACTTCCACCTACCTTGCAGACCTCGTGAAGCTTGGGGACAAAGTGCCGGTTTATACCAATCAGAACAAAAACTTCCGCCTGCCAGATTCCGGGGATACCCCCATCATCATGGTCGGCCCAGGCACCGGCGTGGCTCCTTTCCGCGCCTTTGTCGAGCATCGCGCCGCTCTGGAGCAAAAGGGTAAATCCTGGCTCTTCTTTGGCGACCAGCGCTACACCTATGACTTCCTGTATCAGACCGAATGGCAGGACCATCTCGCCAGCAAATCGCTGACGAAACTGGACGTCGCCTTCTCCCGTGACCAGCCTGAGAAAATCTACGTGCAGCAGCGCATGATCGAGCGCGCCAAGGAGCTTTATGCCTGGCTGGAAGAAGGTGCCCACTTCTACGTCTGCGGCGATGCCACCCGCATGGCCCATGACGTGAATGAAGCCCTGATCTCAGTGGTCGAAAAACAGGGCGGCAAATCCCGCGAAGCCGCCGAGTCCTATCTTGAGGACCTTAAAAAAGCCCGCCGCTACCAGCGTGACGTATATTAA
- a CDS encoding NADPH-dependent assimilatory sulfite reductase hemoprotein subunit, whose translation MSEKQLSANEGIKTRSNYLRGTIAEGLADLSTGSLCEDDQQLIKFHGSYQQDDRDLRPDRRKHRLEKAFSFMLRIRVPGGVATSEQWLQTDHLADTYANGTIKLTTRQAFQLHGIIKTNLKRTIKEINDAAMDTIAACGDVNRNVMCNPNPYLSSVHADVLQAAKDISAHLTPATRAYHEIWLDGEKVQSTEEEVEPIYGKTYLPRKFKITIAVPPSNDVDIFANCLSFIAIVEDGKLVGYNVAVGGGMGSTHGNEATYPRIADVIGFCTKEQVVDVAEKVVLVQRDFGDRTDRKHSRFKYTVDDHGPAWILAKLNEYLGYELGPVREYKFDDNGDRFGWVEDETGDSHYTLFVEGGRVLDVEGYPMRTGLREIAKIHDGDFRLTANQNLMIAKVSPAKRSQIEALLEKYGMAKSHEQSALRLSTIACVALPTCALALAEAERFLPTIVTQLEEKLEEVGLRHDSITMRMTGCPNGCGRPFISEIGFVGFGPDRYNVYLGGGHAGQRLSKLFRKDVPSKDIKPLLDPILEHYAKERLDGEHFGDFVIRSGYVAATIQGPDFHKNIKPEAVALQS comes from the coding sequence ATGAGCGAAAAGCAACTCTCTGCCAATGAAGGCATCAAGACCCGGTCGAACTACCTGCGCGGCACCATTGCCGAAGGTCTCGCCGATCTTTCCACCGGCTCCCTTTGCGAAGATGACCAGCAGTTGATCAAATTCCACGGCAGCTACCAGCAGGACGACCGCGACCTGCGTCCGGACCGCCGCAAGCACCGCCTGGAGAAGGCCTTCTCCTTCATGCTGCGCATCCGCGTTCCAGGTGGCGTCGCCACTTCGGAGCAATGGCTGCAGACGGACCACTTGGCGGATACTTATGCCAATGGCACCATCAAGCTGACCACCCGCCAGGCCTTCCAGCTTCACGGCATCATCAAGACCAACCTCAAGCGCACGATCAAGGAGATCAATGACGCCGCCATGGACACCATCGCCGCCTGCGGTGACGTGAACCGCAACGTCATGTGCAATCCGAATCCTTATCTGTCCAGCGTGCACGCCGACGTGCTCCAGGCAGCCAAGGATATCTCCGCCCACCTCACCCCTGCCACCCGTGCTTATCACGAAATCTGGCTGGATGGTGAAAAGGTGCAGAGCACGGAAGAGGAGGTCGAGCCCATCTACGGCAAGACCTACCTGCCGCGTAAGTTCAAGATCACCATCGCCGTGCCACCGAGCAACGATGTGGATATCTTTGCCAACTGCCTTTCCTTCATCGCCATTGTCGAAGACGGCAAACTGGTCGGTTATAACGTCGCCGTTGGCGGCGGCATGGGCTCCACCCATGGCAATGAAGCCACCTATCCCCGCATCGCCGATGTCATCGGCTTCTGCACCAAGGAACAGGTCGTGGATGTCGCTGAAAAAGTCGTCCTTGTTCAGCGTGATTTCGGTGACCGCACCGACCGCAAGCATTCCCGCTTCAAGTACACGGTGGATGACCACGGCCCCGCCTGGATCCTCGCCAAGCTGAACGAATACCTCGGCTACGAGCTCGGCCCAGTGCGCGAATACAAGTTCGATGACAACGGTGACCGCTTCGGCTGGGTCGAAGACGAAACCGGCGATTCCCACTATACCCTCTTCGTCGAAGGCGGCCGCGTTCTTGATGTCGAAGGATACCCCATGCGCACCGGCCTTCGTGAGATCGCCAAAATCCATGATGGTGACTTCCGCCTGACTGCGAACCAGAACCTCATGATCGCCAAGGTCTCCCCGGCCAAGCGCTCACAGATCGAAGCGCTTCTGGAAAAATACGGCATGGCCAAAAGCCACGAGCAGAGCGCCCTGCGCCTGTCCACCATCGCCTGCGTCGCCCTGCCGACCTGTGCGCTGGCGCTGGCAGAGGCGGAACGCTTCTTGCCAACCATCGTCACCCAGCTTGAAGAGAAATTGGAAGAGGTCGGTCTGCGTCATGACTCCATCACCATGCGCATGACCGGCTGCCCCAATGGCTGCGGACGCCCGTTCATTTCCGAAATTGGCTTCGTCGGTTTTGGCCCGGATCGTTACAATGTCTATCTCGGCGGTGGTCACGCCGGCCAGCGCCTGAGCAAGCTCTTCCGCAAGGACGTTCCCTCCAAGGACATCAAGCCGCTCCTGGATCCTATTCTCGAGCACTATGCCAAGGAGCGTCTCGAT